In the Danio rerio strain Tuebingen ecotype United States chromosome 8, GRCz12tu, whole genome shotgun sequence genome, one interval contains:
- the LOC110440002 gene encoding uncharacterized protein: MRFNQLIVVLNSQSTVDNDSLHFGKKSESMGVVKKFKKFCNWVFSRKSGKTQKNLIEGDLEHQRCSDGEAGPSNVAFISHIHTGAGVSPSPAPQKAEKKLKRFRKWFSRKFKKTTTRAPQTQLSSPQNQRSHNGEAACVSPRPVQDERVNNRCVSIQTPVKTPSTETEQPDTECWHLCVSSLTPADISQSDRASVQSWQSCASSLDPAEKSESDRASVFSWHSCVSSLGTEEINESDRASVHSRHSCASSLTADHNNEENASSEDSIESEERTPSSSDDYSWKTEEYTPFNMEGADTGNIYKEYQVDNVIGQGTFGVVSAGVRLSDSRKVAIKYVSKSHTRRTMTILSSQKTVPQEVGLMYLISRGPYVPQIIQPLDWFESRTQYVLVVERPEPCMDLDRFVMQHGWKISESQTRVVIRQVATAAKVCCERGVYHSDIKMENLLINPHTLQVKLIDFGAGSVVTKKGYTTFRGTRVYAPPEFDKCGRMHAKTATVYSIGVLLFKLLCGHFPKKELSRIATRTWQHDDLSKECIDLICSCLESDPTKRIPLEKILLHNWFQVLILKPSNRRND, translated from the exons ATGAGATTTAATCAGTTGATCGTGGTTTTAAATAGTCAATCCACCGTTGATAACGATTCTCTTCATTTTGGAAAGAAATCTGAATCTATGGGAGTTgtaaagaaatttaaaaagttCTGTAACTGGGTCTTTTCTCGGAAATCCGGGAAAACCCAGAAGAACCTAATCGAGGGCGACCTCGAGCACCAGAGATGTTCTGATGGCGAAGCCGGACCAAGTAACGTCGCGTTCATCTCTCACATTCATACCGGGGCTGGTGTTTCACCAAGCCCAGCACCACAGAAAGCGGAGAAGAAACTAAAGAGGTTCCGGAAATGGTTTTCTCGGAAATTCAAGAAAACCACAACCAGAGCCCCACAGACCCAGCTGAGCAGCCCACAGAATCAGAGATCCCATAATGGTGAAGCTGCGTGTGTGTCGCCGAGGCCGGTTCAGGACGAGCGGGTCAACAACAGGTGCGTGTCTATCCAGACCCCTGTGAAGACCCCGTCAACAGAAACCGAACAGCCCGACACTGAATGCTGGCACTTGTGTGTTTCTTCTCTGACCCCCGCGGATATCAGCCAGTCTGACCGCGCTTCAGTGCAAAGCTGGCAATCTTGTGCGTCTTCGCTTGACCCCGCGGAGAAAAGCGAATCTGACCGCGCATCAGTGTTTAGTTGGCACTCTTGTGTGTCTTCGCTTGGCACCGAGGAGATCAACGAATCTGACCGCGCTTCAGTGCACAGCAGGCACTCTTGTGCGTCTTCGCTGACCGCTGACCACAACAACGAGGAAAACGCTTCCAGTGAGGACTCCATAGAGTCGGAGGAAAGGACGCCTTCCTCATCAGATGACTATTCTTGGAAGACAGAAGAGTACACCCCATTTAATATGGAGGGAGCAGATACCG GTAACATCTACAAGGAATATCAAGTGGATAATGTTATAGGTCAAGGAACATTTGGAGTGGTCTCTGCTGGAGTTCGTCTGTCTGATTCACGAAAG GTGGCAATCAAATATGTGAGCAAGAGTCATACAAGAAGAACCATGACGATT CTATCATCACAGAAGACTGTTCCACAAGAAGTCGGCTTGATGTATTTGATAAGCAGAGGTCCTTACGTTCCTCAAATAATACAACCGCTGGATTGGTTTGAGTCACGAACCCAATACGTACTGGTGGTAGAGCGTCCCGAACCATGTATGGACCTGGACAGGTTTGTAATGCAGCATGGTTGGAAAATCAGCGAATCCCAAACACGAGTGGTGATACGCCAGGTGGCCACTGCTGCAAAAGTATGCTGTGAAAGGGGAGTCTACCACAGCGACATCAAGATGGAAAACCTGCTCATCAACCCCCACACCTTGCAGGTCAAACTCATCGACTTTGGTGCTGGAAGTGTCGTGACCAAAAAGGGCTACACAACATTCCGTG gtACAAGAGTTTATGCTCCTCCGGAATTTGACAAATGTGGCAGGATGCATGCCAAGACTGCAACGGTGTACTCTATAGGAGTACTGTTGTTCAAGCTGCTTTGTGGACATTTCCCTAAAAAAGAGCTCAGTAGGATTGCCACCAGAACCTGGCAGCATGACGACCTATCCAAAG AATGCATCGACCTGATCTGTTCGTGTTTGGAAAGTGATCCAACCAAGCGGATTCCACTTGAAAAGATCCTCCTCCATAACTGGTTCCAGGTTTTGATCCTGAAGCCAAGCAACAGAAGAAACGATTAA